From Paenibacillus sp. V4I7, one genomic window encodes:
- a CDS encoding DUF92 domain-containing protein yields the protein MEWIWGLAGSLIIAGAAYWKGSLSLSGLAAAMLLGTSMFALGNLAWFGTLIAFFISSTLLSKLKHQRKSTAESGYAKGGRRDAGQVAANGGLGLLLCIGNAVWPDPAWWIVFVGVMATVNADTWATEIGGMSLSTPRSIINGKRVPAGTSGGVTGLGLLASLLGGAFIGLVSGWFSQMIELEYEGGAIAVLFILGAVSGLIGSLADSWLGATFQVMYRCNVCGKTIEKQFHCGQKAVQIRGMRWMTNDMVNAVSSLVGGIMCLALSVWINPLF from the coding sequence GTGGAGTGGATTTGGGGTTTAGCGGGAAGCTTGATCATCGCAGGTGCGGCCTATTGGAAGGGTTCCTTATCCTTATCGGGCTTGGCTGCTGCTATGCTGCTCGGTACGTCGATGTTTGCACTGGGAAACTTAGCTTGGTTTGGGACACTTATCGCCTTCTTCATATCTTCTACCTTATTATCTAAACTCAAGCATCAACGTAAATCTACAGCAGAAAGCGGTTATGCCAAAGGTGGAAGACGCGATGCCGGACAAGTTGCTGCAAATGGCGGTCTCGGTTTATTGCTATGTATAGGGAATGCGGTTTGGCCCGATCCAGCTTGGTGGATTGTATTTGTTGGGGTTATGGCAACGGTCAATGCAGACACTTGGGCTACGGAAATCGGTGGAATGAGTTTATCTACACCGCGTTCAATTATTAACGGCAAGCGTGTTCCGGCTGGCACATCGGGTGGTGTAACGGGATTAGGACTGCTGGCTTCATTGCTGGGAGGAGCATTCATTGGTTTGGTTAGTGGATGGTTCAGTCAGATGATTGAGTTAGAGTATGAGGGAGGGGCAATTGCAGTACTATTCATACTGGGTGCTGTTTCTGGTTTGATTGGTTCGTTGGCAGATTCTTGGCTAGGAGCGACGTTTCAAGTGATGTATCGGTGTAACGTTTGCGGGAAAACCATCGAGAAACAGTTTCATTGTGGCCAGAAAGCCGTACAGATTCGCGGTATGAGATGGATGACAAATGATATGGTCAATGCCGTATCCTCGCTAGTCGGAGGCATTATGTGCTTAGCATTAAGTGTTTGGATAAATCCTCTGTTTTAA
- a CDS encoding lipopolysaccharide assembly LapA domain-containing protein, which translates to MKMQWILISALIFALITAVFAVINVEPVQVNFMFAQTSTPLILVILTSTLLGGLIVGLFGMVRQYKLQRTVRHLEKQLQDALFPPAPPQPANDKDQSEPSGSTVH; encoded by the coding sequence ATGAAGATGCAATGGATTCTCATATCTGCTTTAATATTCGCCCTCATAACGGCAGTTTTTGCCGTCATTAATGTCGAACCGGTTCAAGTAAATTTCATGTTTGCTCAGACATCCACACCCTTAATCCTTGTCATTTTAACATCCACCTTGTTAGGCGGTCTGATTGTCGGCCTCTTCGGAATGGTACGTCAATACAAGCTGCAGCGTACAGTTCGCCATTTGGAAAAGCAGCTACAGGATGCCTTATTCCCCCCAGCTCCCCCGCAACCGGCGAATGATAAAGACCAATCTGAACCAAGTGGTTCAACGGTTCATTAA
- the pepF gene encoding oligoendopeptidase F: protein MTQILERKQVPAEHRWNLEDLFADQKAWEQEFQDVKNSLGKISAFQGKLSDPATVKQCFQLEDEVSVKTERLYVYANMKHHEDTAEPTYQALSDKAKKISVEVGEALSFVSPEILSLSDEKLKQLVEDPSLSFYKDTLEEMIRQKPHTLSKDQEALLAQAGNMAGAPSTIFGMLNNADLKFPKIKNEKGEEVELTHGSYIQFLESRNAEVRKNAFHAVYETYRNNKNTIGATLSANINKNIFYAKARHYPSVLESTLFGDNIKKEVYTNLISTIHDSLPQLQRYLKLRKKLLKVDELHMYDLFAPLVEEFKMDITYQQAKEEIMKSLAPLGENYLKILQDGFDNHWIDVYENKNKRNGAYSWGAYGTHPYVLLNHKDNLNSMFTLTHEMGHAIHSYLSDENQEYRYAQYTIFLAEVASTLNEALLMDYLLKRVTDPKEKLYLLTYYADQFRTTVFRQTMFAEFEMITHEKSENGDSLTPQEFSEIYYGLNKLYHGDAMVVDQDIEMEWARIPHFYNSFYVYKYATGFSAATSFAKQILDEGQPAVDRYLGFLKSGGSDYSLNILKKAGVDMSTPEPIKQAMSVFSSLLDQMEELTK from the coding sequence ATGACTCAAATATTGGAACGCAAGCAAGTACCGGCCGAGCACCGATGGAATCTGGAGGATTTATTTGCCGATCAGAAGGCTTGGGAACAGGAATTTCAGGATGTGAAAAACTCGCTTGGCAAAATCAGCGCCTTCCAAGGAAAACTAAGCGATCCCGCAACGGTAAAGCAGTGTTTCCAGTTGGAGGATGAAGTCTCTGTGAAAACAGAAAGACTGTATGTTTATGCCAACATGAAGCACCATGAAGATACAGCAGAACCAACCTACCAGGCCTTATCTGATAAAGCAAAAAAAATTAGTGTCGAAGTAGGAGAAGCGCTCTCCTTTGTTTCACCAGAAATTCTCAGTTTATCGGATGAAAAGCTTAAGCAGCTGGTGGAAGATCCTTCTTTATCTTTCTATAAGGACACACTCGAAGAAATGATTCGCCAGAAGCCGCATACCCTATCCAAGGATCAGGAAGCCCTGCTTGCCCAAGCGGGTAACATGGCTGGAGCGCCAAGCACCATCTTCGGTATGCTGAACAATGCTGATTTGAAATTCCCGAAAATTAAGAACGAAAAAGGCGAAGAAGTCGAACTTACGCATGGAAGTTACATTCAATTCCTAGAGAGCCGCAACGCCGAAGTTCGAAAAAATGCCTTCCATGCTGTCTACGAAACTTATCGCAACAATAAGAATACAATTGGCGCAACGCTTAGCGCGAATATTAATAAGAATATCTTCTATGCCAAGGCTCGTCACTATCCTTCCGTTCTTGAATCCACCCTGTTTGGGGACAATATTAAGAAAGAAGTGTACACGAACTTAATTTCTACTATTCACGATTCTTTGCCGCAGCTGCAGCGTTACCTGAAGCTCCGCAAGAAGCTGCTTAAAGTCGATGAATTACATATGTACGACCTATTTGCCCCGCTGGTTGAAGAGTTCAAGATGGACATCACTTACCAGCAAGCCAAAGAAGAAATTATGAAAAGTTTAGCCCCACTGGGCGAAAACTATTTAAAAATTCTTCAAGACGGCTTCGATAACCATTGGATCGATGTCTATGAGAACAAAAATAAGCGGAACGGCGCTTATAGCTGGGGTGCCTATGGCACACATCCTTACGTGCTTCTGAATCATAAGGACAACTTGAACAGCATGTTCACATTGACACACGAAATGGGTCACGCCATTCATTCGTATTTGTCCGATGAGAACCAAGAGTACCGTTATGCGCAGTATACGATTTTCCTTGCTGAAGTCGCTTCTACGCTTAATGAGGCACTGCTCATGGACTATTTATTGAAACGCGTAACGGATCCGAAAGAAAAGCTTTATTTGCTAACTTACTACGCGGATCAGTTCAGAACAACGGTATTCCGTCAGACAATGTTTGCTGAATTCGAAATGATTACCCACGAGAAATCAGAAAACGGAGATTCCCTGACTCCACAGGAATTCAGCGAAATCTACTATGGCTTGAATAAGCTGTACCATGGGGATGCCATGGTCGTGGATCAGGATATCGAGATGGAATGGGCTAGAATTCCTCATTTTTACAACAGCTTCTATGTGTACAAATATGCAACGGGCTTCTCGGCAGCAACCAGCTTTGCGAAGCAAATTCTGGATGAAGGCCAGCCTGCCGTAGACCGTTACTTGGGCTTCTTAAAAAGCGGCGGCAGCGACTACTCACTTAACATCTTGAAAAAGGCCGGCGTAGACATGTCCACACCGGAACCAATCAAGCAAGCGATGAGTGTCTTCAGCTCCCTACTTGATCAAATGGAAGAGTTAACGAAGTAA
- a CDS encoding TerC family protein: MDWLSSGFFVSLLSIILIDLVLAGDNAIVIGMAARNLKKETQKKVILLGTVGAIVIRALATMVVVTLLKIPGLLLIGGILLLWISYKLLSEKKNHDHIKVKDGIWAAIRTIIIADAVMGLDNVIAVAGAAHGNFLLVIIGLLVSVPIVVWGSTLFIKWIEKYPSILYIGAGVLVLTAGKMITGESFLAPYFNSNPLGKWLFIGLLIVVVLAAGKWSKMIGYQVEVGDSGQLTLPKELSDEAQIAAEDRFTVKMDSRGKFILVKAEDDENPDETMQHAG; this comes from the coding sequence ATGGATTGGTTATCATCAGGTTTCTTCGTCTCACTACTCAGCATTATTCTCATTGATTTGGTACTTGCGGGGGATAACGCGATCGTTATCGGTATGGCTGCACGTAATTTGAAAAAAGAAACACAAAAGAAAGTTATCCTCTTGGGTACGGTTGGCGCCATCGTTATTCGTGCTCTGGCAACAATGGTCGTCGTTACTCTTCTGAAAATCCCTGGTCTTCTACTGATCGGCGGTATTCTTCTCCTTTGGATTTCGTATAAACTGCTTAGTGAAAAGAAAAATCACGATCATATTAAGGTCAAAGACGGCATCTGGGCAGCCATTCGAACGATTATTATTGCTGATGCCGTGATGGGTCTCGATAATGTCATTGCTGTAGCCGGTGCTGCTCATGGAAATTTTTTACTTGTAATTATCGGGCTTCTGGTTAGTGTACCTATCGTTGTTTGGGGCAGTACGCTGTTCATCAAATGGATTGAGAAGTATCCGTCGATCCTATATATCGGTGCAGGTGTGCTCGTATTAACAGCTGGTAAAATGATTACCGGTGAGAGTTTCCTTGCCCCTTATTTCAACTCAAATCCGCTTGGCAAATGGTTGTTCATTGGTTTACTCATCGTAGTAGTGCTTGCAGCAGGCAAATGGTCGAAAATGATTGGCTACCAGGTCGAAGTTGGGGACAGCGGTCAGCTTACACTTCCTAAGGAATTAAGCGATGAGGCACAGATTGCTGCTGAAGATCGGTTTACCGTCAAAATGGATTCTCGCGGCAAGTTCATACTGGTCAAAGCGGAGGATGATGAAAATCCGGATGAAACGATGCAGCATGCTGGCTGA